A stretch of the Euleptes europaea isolate rEulEur1 chromosome 14, rEulEur1.hap1, whole genome shotgun sequence genome encodes the following:
- the POU2AF1 gene encoding POU domain class 2-associating factor 1, giving the protein MHWQKSSTPEHPPLPRPYQGVRVKEPVKELLKRKRGSVQNANMTAATTVFFPHQPLTSYAPTGQVCAESDLVAPSLPITDETSLYSGWLAQPTPASLQPLTQWTTYPDYVSHEAVSCPYTADMYVQSMCPSYTLVGTSSVLTYASQPLITNFAARPSTPAAVPLLDAMDQQPPLSYFPWTQPISTLPAPSLQYPPAATALPAPQFVPLPISVAEAVPQELEDARKEMGGLTIEKLLLQDEHSGAYDLTSSLPVEGL; this is encoded by the exons CGTCTACACCTGAGCATCCACCCCTGCCACGCCCCTATCAAGGTGTCCGCGTCAAAGAGCCGGTGAAAGAACTTCTGAAGCGAAAACGTGGAAGTGTTCAGAATGCAAACATGACTGCGGCAACAACG GTGTTTTTCCCCCATCAGCCACTTACATCTTATGCACCCACTG GTCAGGTCTGCGCAGAGTCGGACTTGGTTGCCCCTTCGTTGCCCATTACTGACGAAACGTCGCTCTACTCTGGGTGGCTGGCGCAACCGACGCCCGCCTCTCTCCAGCCTTTGACCCAGTGGACCACCTACCCAGATTATGTGTCTCACGAAGCCGTCAGCTGCCCTTATACGGCGGATATGTATGTTCAGTCCATGTGCCCCAGCTACACACTTGTCGGAACATCTTCGGTGCTGACCTACGCATCGCAGCCACTGATCACGAACTTTGCA GCGAGGCCCTCCACGCCAGCTGCGGTGCCTCTTCTAGATGCGATGGACCAGCAACCGCCCCTGAGCTACTTCCCGTGGACTCAACCCATCTCGACGTTGCCAGCCCCTTCTCTGCAATACCCACCAGCTGCAACTgccctcccagccccccagttTGTTCCTCTTCCCATTTCGGTGGCCGAAGCGGTCCCCCAAGAGCTGGAGGATGCGCGGAAGGAGATGGGTGGACTGACCATCGAGAAGCTCCTCTTGCAAGATGAACACAGCGGCGCCTACGATTTAACCAGCAGCCTCCCCGTCGAAGGGCTATAA